One window of Hydractinia symbiolongicarpus strain clone_291-10 chromosome 3, HSymV2.1, whole genome shotgun sequence genomic DNA carries:
- the LOC130635381 gene encoding putative gastrointestinal growth factor xP4, with protein sequence MRVDCGYHGISPLDCLRKGCCYGELKVAGPWCYHRKANCPMIEANKREDCGYPGISKSDCVKKGCCYNAIKEKGPWCYYRQEKCRKIAATRRHDCGYPGITKRACEKKGCCYSELLNQSGPWCYHRLEKCLRKATERDDCGYPGITEFECMKRGCCYNSLPGRGPWCYYR encoded by the exons atgcgcgttgattgtggctaccatggaattagtccgttggattgcttgagaaagggatgttgttatggcgaattaaaggtggctggcccgtggtgttatcatcgaaaag caaactgtcccatgattgaagcaaacaaacgtgaagattgtggttaccctgggataagcaaatcagattgcgtcaaaaaaggatgctgttacaacgcgatcaaggaaaagggaccgtggtgttattacaggcaag aaaaatgccggaaaatagcagcaacaagacgtcatgattgtggttatccaggcataacgaagcgggcatgcgagaagaaaggctgttgttatagtgaattgctaaaccaaagtggaccgtggtgctaccaccgcctag aaaaatgtctgcgcaaagcaacagaacgtgacgactgcggctatcctggtataacagaattcgaatgcatgaaaagaggttgctgctataattcattgcccggtcgtgggccatggtgttattaccgatga
- the LOC130635383 gene encoding putative gastrointestinal growth factor xP4, with amino-acid sequence MRKYQIYVICFVVLAFAAATATRVCSNRNILCSVVRSTSCSKKIVSSHCPRLCNTCGAKCRNIKASMRVDCGYHGISPLDCLRKGCCYGELKVAGPWCYHRKANCPMIEANKREDCGYPGISKSDCVKKGCCYNAIKEKGPWCYYRQEKCRKIAATRRHDCGYPGITKRACEKKGCCYSELLNQSGPWCYHRLEKCLRKATERDDCGYPGITEFECMKRGCCYNSLPGRGPWCYYR; translated from the exons atgaggaaatatcagatttacgtgatttgttttgttgttttggcttttgccgctgccacag ctacaagagtttgcagcaacagaaatatcttgtgctctgtggttagatcaactagttgttcaaagaaaatcgtttccagtcattgcccaaggctttgcaacacatgtggag caaaatgtcgaaacataaaggcgtcaatgcgcgttgattgtggctaccatggaattagtccgttggattgcttgagaaagggatgttgttatggcgaattaaaggtggctggcccgtggtgttatcatcgaaaag caaactgtcccatgattgaagcaaacaaacgtgaagattgtggttaccctgggataagcaaatcagattgcgtcaaaaaaggatgctgttacaacgcgatcaaggaaaagggaccgtggtgttattacaggcaag aaaaatgccggaaaatagcagcaacaagacgtcatgattgtggttatccaggcataacgaagcgggcatgcgagaagaaaggctgttgttatagtgaattgctaaaccaaagtggaccgtggtgctaccaccgcctag aaaaatgtctgcgcaaagcaacagaacgtgacgactgcggctatcctggtataacagaattcgaatgcatgaaaagaggttgctgctataattcattgcccggtcgtgggccatggtgttattaccgatga
- the LOC130635382 gene encoding integumentary mucin C.1-like, producing MRKYQIYVICFVVLAFAAATATRVCSNRNILCSVVRSTSCSKKIVSSHCPRLCNTCGAKCRNIKASMRVDCGYHGISPLDCLRKGCCYGELKVAGPWCYHRKANCPMIEANKREDCGYPGISKSDCVKKGCCYNAIKEKGPWCYYRQEKCRKIAATRRHDCGYPGITKRACEKKGCCYSELLNQSGPWCYHRLGKHRSTLSTFVAK from the exons atgaggaaatatcagatttacgtgatttgttttgttgttttggcttttgccgctgccacag ctacaagagtttgcagcaacagaaatatcttgtgctctgtggttagatcaactagttgttcaaagaaaatcgtttccagtcattgcccaaggctttgcaacacatgtggag caaaatgtcgaaacataaaggcgtcaatgcgcgttgattgtggctaccatggaattagtccgttggattgcttgagaaagggatgttgttatggcgaattaaaggtggctggcccgtggtgttatcatcgaaaag caaactgtcccatgattgaagcaaacaaacgtgaagattgtggttaccctgggataagcaaatcagattgcgtcaaaaaaggatgctgttacaacgcgatcaaggaaaagggaccgtggtgttattacaggcaag aaaaatgccggaaaatagcagcaacaagacgtcatgattgtggttatccaggcataacgaagcgggcatgcgagaagaaaggctgttgttatagtgaattgctaaaccaaagtggaccgtggtgctaccaccgcctaggtaagcatagaagtacgctctccacattcgtcgcaaaataa
- the LOC130635380 gene encoding putative gastrointestinal growth factor xP4, whose translation MIEANKREDCGYPGISKSDCVKKGCCYNAIKEKGPWCYYRQEKCRKIAATRRHDCGYPGITKRACEKKGCCYSELLNQSGPWCYHRLEKCLRKATERDDCGYPGITEFECMKRGCCYNSLPGRGPWCYYR comes from the exons atgattgaagcaaacaaacgtgaagattgtggttaccctgggataagcaaatcagattgcgtcaaaaaaggatgctgttacaacgcgatcaaggaaaagggaccgtggtgttattacaggcaag aaaaatgccggaaaatagcagcaacaagacgtcatgattgtggttatccaggcataacgaagcgggcatgcgagaagaaaggctgttgttatagtgaattgctaaaccaaagtggaccgtggtgctaccaccgcctag aaaaatgtctgcgcaaagcaacagaacgtgacgactgcggctatcctggtataacagaattcgaatgcatgaaaagaggttgctgctataattcattgcccggtcgtgggccatggtgttattaccgatga